One Hevea brasiliensis isolate MT/VB/25A 57/8 chromosome 5, ASM3005281v1, whole genome shotgun sequence genomic region harbors:
- the LOC110664143 gene encoding uncharacterized protein LOC110664143 translates to MSDTVLFVNRTRLEHPSTAKSVVQAFLDNVFMLYGLLQTIISDRDDGVSLHMYVADHPQKDGQTKYNTSYNSTIHKTPFEALYGVLPPIHIPYMPKDSNATMDIFMRDRESAISLLKHHLTRHSVAANSHHKLRKRYYGPYQVIDKVAPVAHKLQVPSKARIHNVFHVSFLKLAHIAVVASSYLPQLPQQPFPYLQAILERKMVKRRNQAAI, encoded by the exons ATGTCAGACACTGTCCTATTTGTCAACAGAACAA GGTTGGAACATCCCTCTACTGCTAAAAGTGTTGTTCAAGCATTTTTAGACAATGTCTTTATGCTTTATGGACTTCTACAAACCATTATCAGTGACAGGGATGAT GGAGTATCCTTACACATGTACGTAGCTGACCATCCTCAAAAAGATGGCCAAACTAAG TATAATACTTCCTATAATTCAACTATTCACAAGACACCGTTTGAGGCTCTATATGGTGTACTTCCTCCTATTCATATTCCTTATATGCCTAAAGATTCTAATGCAACTATGGATATTTTTATGAGGGATAGGGAGTCTGCAATTTCCTTGTTGAAACACCATTTGACTAGA CACTCCGTTGCTGCTAATTCGCATCATAAACTAAGGAAGCGATACTATGGGCCTTATCAGGTTATAGACAAAGTTGCACCTGTGGCTCATAAACTCCAAGTACCTTCTAAGGCTAGaattcataatgtatttcatGTTTCCTTTCTCAAGCTTGCTCATATTGCTGTGGTAGCTTCTTCATATTTGCCTCAGCTGCCTCAACAACCATTTCCTTATCTACAAGCTATATTGGAAAGAAAGATGGTTAAAAGGAGAAATCAGGCTGCTATCTAA